From a region of the Nothobranchius furzeri strain GRZ-AD chromosome 12, NfurGRZ-RIMD1, whole genome shotgun sequence genome:
- the LOC139062056 gene encoding P2X purinoceptor 7-like: MATESDSSSEHSFEVEDFSPPSSPEDREEGLLGEASGPEPYLFEPLARELSEAPGAEPAGVSRHRMGPVSEWCTCGHCTSLSARENVCCRETPKVMLRCQQVGVTSCITKHPGFEAVALNPYVLQAVYGTFLQLYGEMQETTLNSCYRHLAYRNVVRWCWGYLGQHVRVVIPSCAVSRIRQEFPEDGAYKGFLPPLN, translated from the exons ATGGCGACGGAGAGCGACAGTAGCTCAGAGCATTCATTCGAGGTGGAGGACTTTTCCCCACCTTCTTCCCCAGAGGATAGGGAGGAGGGCTTATTGGGGGAAGCAAGCGGTCCTGAACCGTATCTTTTTGAGCCACTAGCTCGTGAGTTGTCAGAGGCCCCTGGAGCCGAGCCAGCAGGAGTATCAAGGCATCGAATGGGTCCAGTCTCTGAGTG GTGCACCTGCGGCCACTGCACATCATTGTCTGCCAGAGAAAATGTGTGCtgcagagaaacgcccaag GTAATGCTCAGGTGTCAGCAGGTGGGTGTAACCTCCTGCATAACTAAGCATCCTGGTTTTGAGGCTGTTGCTCTGAATCCCTACGTGTTGCAGGCAGTTTATGGCACCTTTCTGCAACTCTATGGGGAGATGCAGGAGACTACGCTCAACAG CTGTTACAGACATCTGGCGTACCGgaatgtggtcaggtggtgttggggTTACCTGGGACAGCACGTTCGTGTTGTGATCCCGTCATGCGCTGTCTCTAGAATAAGGCAGGAGTTCCCAGAAGACGGTGCATACAAAGGATTCCTCCCTCCTCTgaactaa
- the LOC139062029 gene encoding uncharacterized protein gives MEIHLSQSPRAASTPLKRPRYEVSVVDPSFHLNDSASSVNCSSSFTEVHPQKDKKYIVHEKQLLGLFRRCPVCTGRCVVNTTTVGTLLRVTQRCSCCEHYNEWSSQPMVNSIPAGNLQLCAAVLFTGSSFSQISKFLGAFNVQGLSKQTFFRHQAKLLIPTVSWQWQLEQADIIQEATESGPVTLGGDMRADSPGHSAKYGSYTMMDLKRNKVIDIQLSNEVGNSVRMERRDL, from the exons atggaaattcatctttcACAAAGTCCCAGAgctgcgtccacacccctgaaaagaccacgatatgaggtgtctgttgttgatcccagcttccacctcaatgacagtgcaagctcagtgaactgttcaag CTCTTTCACTGAGGTCCATCCACAAAAGGACAAGAAGTACATTGTTCATGAGAAACAGTTGCTGGGGCTGTTCAGAAGGTGTCCCGTTTGTACCGGTCGTTGTGTTGTGAACACGACAACAGTCGGCACACTGCTCCGTGTGACACAACGGTGTTCATGCTGTGAGCACTACAATGAGTGGTCCAGTCAGCCCATGGTGAACAGCATCCCAGCAGGAAACCTCCAGCTCTGTGCTGCTGTCCTTTTCAcaggctcatcatttagccagatttctaag ttcctgggtgccttcaatgtgcagggactgtccaagcagacattctttcgacatcaggcaaagctgttaattccaacagtgagctggcagtggcagctagagcaagctgatatcatccaggaggctactgaatctggacctgtgactcttggtggtgacatgcgagctgattcacctg gacactcagccaaatatggcagctacactatgatggatctcaaaagaaacaaagttattgatatccaactt agcaatgaagttggaaatagtgtgcgaatggaaaggagggatttgtga